A single region of the Podospora pseudopauciseta strain CBS 411.78 chromosome 1, whole genome shotgun sequence genome encodes:
- a CDS encoding hypothetical protein (EggNog:ENOG503NZRB), producing the protein MKPDHTGEYRPKKRARHCEDTASTYYILRTMPSFSILRRSPKGPKRGDPPVQDDAKTSSTPEESDVSSPSPPAASRINSTTSSTPEPEASKPSDVNNRDGKKERRGFNRDLLHDLRSRLVGKQPPAPSELTPQRGRWPPRRGTAVEPLETSVRSTPLSPLSPLSPRSPINPNKPLPSPPPPGSEQARFPPPKPTLKIARIMATLTDSEVEKLFSGAPQYFARSEGHYTGAPHPSVAFPWDESLEIRDLTDHTQIEDKAWGCVTAWPHITRDVHADRSTAQRASEQKRRAHFYPRCRERPNMLSMFGLEKGSLGYQAALELSVADALQEEQWGFESIGTRTPVVVEQRQKMLTSKDGLRHIEESLIMEQLIKNGARYTEKHLREKRVSSELYNELFLQILHPPTKVLDHRDPYSLAVQISALVKVLAAPNMWIDFSHVEWRIRLGQLLWGNDLGDEVDDGASIGTGGSSGDIFEERYWLLMQILLACELLIRLDAITEGDELGVESIRPAEILRFERDANKSVKWSLILARAWLENIEVVKTEGAERSSDEKPSSGWLASLTKRMSLSREHGHGHGHGHGHKNHHHDPAYLIRGKHVQRQLKGLEHFARRLRWPDEKSYVSTISDNCRAVVEGTPLTTPLASPSSRADSQRSSYFTVPRPNSKSRRVASRRRKISAALHSSGWLSKSYVSGLMLPGEGLCHFLMATLLENDPEAMARLGPMANLCAGFVYSGKSFWSTACIVGRVLAAGKGAVECMGWISSDVTPLGLGDGWVNIEVEETAEDALHVDKKARLWGKRAIENESNVLGDADPSSVLPADFIIPFENIYRDRVPPMIHIGFEALQLCAPADSVHTTPSESNGVTPVSEVSSRPPEIHTYPAAIRFTVTDMDTEEVTEHTFSLAKDINFVTAHPCVPSQHVKIMKSPSSPTIRQVDLNGDGSGKAATVLGHPLHKYFAYTALHLSDLLFSKKDFTLEALLGDYSNAPHKPSQTPASSSPPAAKFLVVDCITGFQPQPQEHEIPLSPVISRSDSYSMNSPLSPVGGTFEGKLESASKKMHSESRRRQFGSDMEMLARAMCAERGWNVVVSRRRRGCLACAIREAGALGWKVILRVD; encoded by the exons ATGAAACCTGACCACACCGGGGAGTACAGACCCAAGAAGCGGGCACGACACTGCGAGGACACTGCGAGCACATATTACATACTCCGCACCATGCCTTCGTTCTCGATATTGCGAAGATCGCCAAAGGGCCCCAAGAGGGGTGATCCCCCAGTGCAAGACGATGCCAAGACCTCGTCAACGCCAGAGGAAAGCGACGTCAGCAgcccctcaccacccgctGCAAGTCGCATCAACAGCACAACAAGCTCGACCCCCGAACCCGAAGCATCCAAGCCGTCAGACGTCAACAATAGAGACGGCAAGAAAGAACGGCGGGGCTTCAACAGAGACCTGTTGCACGACCTTCGAAGCCGACTCGTGGGAAAGcagccaccagcaccatcagAGTTGACCCCTCAGCGGGGAAGATGGCCCCCAAGACGAGGCACAGCGGTAGAG CCCTTGGAGACATCGGTACGGTCCACACCACTTTCACCCCTCTCGCCGCTGTCCCCGCGctcccccatcaacccgAACAAGCCGctcccctcaccacctccgcctgGTAGCGAACAGGCCCGGTTTCCACCCCCAAAGCCAACCCTCAAGATCGCCCGCATCATGGCCACCCTCACAGACTCGGAGGTTGAGAAGCTCTTCTCGGGAGCACCTCAGTACTTTGCCCGCTCCGAGGGCCACTACACCGGCGCACCTCACCCCTCGGTTGCCTTTCCCTGGGACGAGTCTCTCGAGATCAGGGATCTCACAGACCACACGCAGATCGAAGACAAGGCCTGGGGCTGCGTCACGGCATGGCCTCACATCACCCGCGATGTCCACGCCGACCGGTCCACCGCCCAGCGGGCCTCGGAGCAGAAACGCCGAGCTCACTTTTACCCCCGCTGCCGCGAGCGGCCGAACATGCTGAGCATGTTTGGGCTGGAAAAGGGCAGCCTGGGATACCAAGCCGCACTGGAGCTGTCGGTAGCAGACGCGCTCCAGGAAGAGCAATGGGGGTTTGAGAGCATTGGCACGAGGAccccggtggtggttgagcagAGGCAAAAGATGCTGACGTCCAAGGACGGGCTGAGACATATTGAGGAGAGTCTGATCATGGAGCAGCTGATCAAGAATGGGGCGAGGTATACGGAGAAGCACTTgcgggagaagagggttTCGAGCGAACTTTACAATGAGTTGTTCCTCCAGATTCTCCACCCGCCGACGAAGGTGCTGGACCACCGGGATCCGTACAGTCTTGCCGTGCAGATTTCGGCCTTGGTCAAGGTGCTGGCGGCCCCGAACATGTGGATTGATTTCTCGCACGTGGAGTGGAGAATCAGGTTGGGACAGCTGCTGTGGGGGAATGAtttgggggatgaggtggatgatggggCTTCGATCGGGACGGGAGGTTCGTCGGGCGACATCTTTGAGGAGAGGTATTGGTTGCTGATGCAGATCTTGCTGGCTTGTGAGTTGCTCATCAGGTTGGATGCAATCACGGAGGGAGACGAGTTGGGAGTGGAGAGTATTCGACCGGCGGAGATTTTGCGGTTCGAGAGAGATGCGAACAAGTCGGTGAAGTGGTCGCTCATCCTTGCAAGAGCTTGGTTGGAAAACATCGAGGTCGTCAAGACAGAGGGCGCGGAGAGGTCATCAGACGAGAAGCCTTCTtctgggtggttggcttCGTTGACCAAACGCATGTCTCTGTCTCGCGAACACGGGCATGGACATGGACATGGACATGGCCATAAAAATCACCACCATGATCCGGCCTATCTCATCAGAGGAAAGCACGTGCAGCGTCAGCTTAAGGGCCTGGAGCATTTTGCCAGGAGATTGCGGTGGCCGGATGAGAAGTCCTATGTCTCGACAATCTCTGACAACTGCCGTGCCGTGGTGGAAGGCACTCCGTTGACCACACCCCTCGCCAGTCCGAGCAGCCGAGCCGACAGTCAACGCTCGTCGTATTTTACCGTCCCTAGACCCAATTCGAAGTCTCGTCGGGTGGCATCCAGACGAAGAAAGATCTCGGCTGCACTGCACTCTTCTGGCTGGCTTTCCAAGAGCTATGTGTCCGGCCTGATGTTGCCCGGGGAAGGACTGTGCCATTTCTTGATGGCAACTCTGCTGGAGAACGACCCAGAAGCCATGGCGAGGCTGGGCCCCATGGCAAACCTCTGTGCCGGGTTCGTCTACTCTGGCAAGAGCTTCTGGAGCACTGCTTGCATCGTCGGCCGGGTGCTCGCTGCAGGCAAAGGTGCCGTAGAATGCATGGGATGGATTTCGAGTGACGTCACACCTCTTGGGCTTGGAGACGGCTGGGTCAACATCGAAGTCGAAGAGACTGCCGAAGACGCCCTCCATGTCGACAAGAAGGCTCGCCTCTGGGGCAAGCGCGCCATTGAAAACGAATCCAACGTTCTCGGTGACGCCGACCCTTCTTCTGTTCTGCCGGCGGACTTTATCATTCCATTTGAAAACATTTACCGGGACAGGGTCCCGCCTATGATTCACATCGGCTTCGAGGCATTGCAGCTTTGCGCGCCGGCCGATTCGGTGCACACCACACCTAGTGAGAGCAACGGAGTAACACCGGTTTCAGAAGTCAGCAGCCGGCCTCCCGAGATTCATACCTACCCGGCGGCCATTCGCTTTACGGTTACGGATATGGACACGGAGGAGGTGACCGAGCACACCTTCTCGCTGGCGAAGGATATCAACTTTGTGACTGCGCACCCGTGTGTGCCGTCGCAGCACGTCAAGATTATGAAGTCGCCAAGCAGCCCGACTATTCGGCAGGTGGATTTGAATGGTGATGGTAGTGGTAAGGCTGCTACTGTTCTTG GCCATCCCCTTCACAAGTACTTCGCATACACTGCGCTCCATCTCTCGGACCTGCTATTCTCCAAGAAAGACTTTACACTTGAAGCTCTGCTGGGTGACTACTCCAACGCCCCTCACAAACCAAGCCAGACACCTGCttcgtcctcccctcctgcAGCAAAATTCCTCGTGGTAGACTGCATCACTGGCTTTCAGCCCCAACCGCAAGAACACGAGATCCCTCTGTCGCCGGTTATCAGCCGGTCAGACAGCTACAGCATGAactcccctctctccccagTTGGAGGTACTTTTGAGGGAAAGCTGGAGAGCGCCTCGAAGAAGATGCACAGCGAGAGTAGAAGACGGCAATTCGGCAGTGACATGGAGATGTTGGCTCGGGCGATGTGTGCAGAGAGGGGGTGGAATGTGGTTGTTAgtcggagaagaagaggctgtcTGGCATGCGCGATTAGGGAGGCGGGAGCGTTGGGTTGGAAGGTGATTTTGAGAGTGGACTGA
- the IPI1 gene encoding rRNA processing protein (COG:S; EggNog:ENOG503NZQK) → MGSSMRKKREKKRDFNKAKLKVGREKAKAANFTDTSFKSKSIHINQGALTSDGIDSAEQFKQNLSLCISAKSDTQRREAVAYITNQISSTPPNNPVGTSGVLSKLLPLLSDASTSVRAQLLKLFRALPPSEVGAHVEKILMYIRGGMTHLSPDIRTDTLDVLDWLLDVAGDEVVSCSGGWLKTINSFSSMLGWNPSVGSAMTSKGWTTASKATLGTKKGPEAQARQIQALARFLEVGFKPEAPIPVQSAAYWDNIYRLPTTPNPFAYLNLFGIPRDEENEMYLDRGSRQRVFDARWRATIATGMEGARKEGGTVGRAAAALGRALNGGFDGPESGSGN, encoded by the exons ATGGGTTCGAGTatgaggaagaaaagggagaagaagagggactTCAAT AAAGCCAAGTTGAAAGTGGGAAGGGAAAAGGCGAAGGCGGCCAATTTCACAGACACCAGCTTCAAATCAAAAT CGATTCACATCAATCAAGGAGCCCTCACATCGGACGGCATAGACTCGGCCGAACAATTCAAGCAGAATCTATCATTGTGTATCTCGGCGAAGTCTGATACCCAACGGCGCGAAGCCGTCGCctacatcaccaaccaaatatcatcaaccccgccaaacaATCCAGTTGGGACGTCAGGAGTCCTGAGCAAGCTGCTTCCGCTGTTATCAGATGCGTCAACGTCGGTACGCGCCCAGCTTCTGAAGCTGTTCCGAGCATTGCCGCCATCAGAGGTTGGGGCGCATGTGGAGAAGATTCTCATGTACATTCGCGGGGGCATGACCCATCTTTCACCAGATATTCGCACAGACACGCTCGACGTCCTGGATTGGCTTCTAGATGTGGCAGGGGATGAAGTGGTTTCTTGTTCAGGAGGCTGGTTGAAAACAATCAACAGCTTCAGCTCCATGCTCGGGTGGAATCCCAGTGTTGGCTCAGCCATGACCAGCAAAGGCTGGACGACGGCATCGAAAGCCACTCTGGGTACTAAGAAGGGCCCTGAAGCTCAGGCGAGACAGATCCAAGCTCTCGCCAGGTTTCTCGAAGTCGGCTTCAAGCCTGAAGCTCCGATTCCTGTCCAATCTGCGGCTTACTGGGACAACATATATCGCCTGCCAACCACACCAAATCCCTTTGCATATCTCAACCTTTTCGGGATACCACGAGATGAGGAAAACGAAATGTACCTCGATCGTGGGTCGCGGCAGCGTGTTTTCGATGCCAGATGGAGAGCCACCATCGCGACTGGTATGGAGGGTGccaggaaggaggggggaacgGTTGGGAGGGCTGCAGCTGCGCTGGGGAGAGCCTTGAATGGCGGGTTTGATGGTCCTGAATCTGGATCTGGAAATTAG
- a CDS encoding hypothetical protein (COG:S; EggNog:ENOG503P2GB): MAWSWTQLSTVSFSTEQISSKNQQGFSIIESRVYSSSSPLLLLPINIYATPTRVSLILSLTITMSSPLRTSPQSPTLDDEISALQSKTSTLLTSPSTLALLSSDPELTSQSSLHQSHHLQTLYRTCATLTLFRAQDPDPNAVDAGSILGLRIEVVSRAKFLRPYYVLFNRPWASSSSLPGPQRKWLRVHRHTVPSCIPLSGLAARYLPSPDKDDTRRKQDLGKFARGVRREVVRYHARLGTVADLRKAAGLGRGGDGGDKSGLVDISPADAEVRHVSVEWGDGRTGRLVIGDDGEVEKLVVVGENGRDREAGRELLGGLGLAGTVKAEEVVRRLAGTGGA, encoded by the exons ATGGCATGGTCTTGGACTCAACTGTCAACTGTGAGTTTTAGCACTGAACAAATCTCCTCGAAAAACCAACAAGGATTCTCAATCATTGAATCTCGCGTTTACAGCAGCTCTAGTCCTCTT CTTCTGCTTCCGATCAATATCTACGCGACACCAACACGCGTCTCACTCATCCTCTCACTCACCATCACAATGTCCTCCCCACTACGGACCTCACCTCAATCTCCAACCCTCGACGATGAGATATCCGCCCTTCAATCCAAAA cctccaccctcctcaccagcccctccaccctcgccctcctgtCATCCGACCCAGAACTCacctcccaatcctccctccaccaatcccatcacctccaaaCCCTCTACCGCACCTGCgcaaccctcaccctctttcGCGCTCAGGACCCCGACCCCAACGCCGTCGACGCTGGCTCCATCCTCGGTCTGAGGATAGAGGTTGTTTCGAGAGCTAAATTTCTCAGGCCGTACTATGTCCTTTTCAACCGCCCCTGGGCGTCTTCCTCATCCCTCCCAGGGCCGCAGAGGAAATGGCTCAGGGTGCACAGACATACTGTGCCAAGCTGTATCCCCCTGTCTGGGTTAGCAGCGAGATACCTCCCCTCGCCGGATAAGGATGATACAAGGAGGAAGCAAGATCTGGGAAAATTTGCCAGGGGAGTGAGGagagaggtggtgaggtaTCATGCCAGGTTGGGGACAGTGGCCGATTTGAGGAAGGCTGCTGGGTTAGGtaggggaggggatggtggggataaGAGTGGACTGGTGGATATCAGTCCGGCGGATGCGGAGGTTAGGCATGTGAGCGTTGAGTGGGGGGAcgggaggacggggaggttggtgattggggatgatggggaggtggaaaagttggtggtggtgggggagaatgggagggacagggaggcggggagggagttgcttggggggttggggctggcGGGGACGGtgaaggcggaggaggttgtgaggaggttggcggggaCGGGGGGTGCCTGA
- a CDS encoding hypothetical protein (COG:A; EggNog:ENOG503NUBU): MSDWDNKNDQTTSNEVVDSFATGDLAAAVPDLNGDGETKPKPKPAKKVYSEAGSQWTQQVPYNYNEFGDEGHHDWEHNAAVYEFDGEIGDVGPEHPALEIQLFGEPETRKKQGVDFSNIAELEVYQEGPARVDPIASFETAGLHPAMLNNVKLAGYETPTPIQRYCLPAIKMGYDVVAVAQTGSGKTAAYLIPILNQLMGKAKKLAATRPNPAAFREGVDQAVRAEPLVVIVCPSRELAVQVFTEARKFCYRTMLRPCVIYGGGPSSEQRAQLQKGCDVLIASPGRLIDFMDDTRLLTLRRVRYMVLDEADEMLHDDWKGDFDTIMSGGEIEEGNVRYMLFSATFPKQFRDLAKNHLAETHVRLRVGRAGSTHRNIKQVVYETAPFNKKSALIDLLESLPPTRTIIFVNSKRTADELDDFLYNLKFPCTSMHADRTQKEREAALRGFRSGLAPILITTGVTARGIDVRNVMHVINYDLPSMDYGGIEEYTHRIGRTGRIGHRGMASSFFTERDEPIASVLTRTLLETGQEIPDFLAGYIPEDVAHLRFEADSDFDETENAADNFGGDANDGDDGGDDPWGAGDAAPVAQPAAEKESGW; this comes from the exons ATGTCTGATTGGGACAACAAGAACGACCAGACGACCTCCAACGAGGTTGTCGACTCCTTTGCCACGGGCGATCTTGCCGCCGCTGTCCCCGACCTtaatggtgatggtgagaccaagcccaagcccaagcccgcAAAAAAGGTCTACAGCGAGGCCGGCTCTCAGTGGACCCAGCAGGTCCCTTACAACTACAACGagtttggtgatgagggtCACCACGACTGGGAGCACAATGCTGCCGTCTACGAGTTCGACGGCGAGATTGGGGATGTTGGCCCTGAGCATCCTGCTCTCGAGATCCAGCTTTTCGGCGAGCCCGAGACTCGCAAGAAGCAGGGCGTCGACTTTTCCAA CATTGCTGAACTCGAGGTCTACCAGGAGGGCCCTGCTCGCGTCGACCCCATTGCTAGCTTTGAGACCGCTGGCCTCCATCCTGCTATGCTGAACAACGTTAAGCTTGCTGGTTATGAGACCCCGACTCCCATTCAGCGTTACTGCCTGCCTGCCATCAAGATGGGCTATGACGTGGTCGCTGTCGCCCAGACAG GTTCCGGCAAGACTGCCGCCTATCTGATTCCCATCCTGAATCAGTTGATgggcaaggccaagaagtTGGCCGCTACGCGTCCCAATCCCGCCGCCTTCCGCGAGGGTGTCGACCAGGCTGTCCGCGCTGAGCCCCTCGTTGTCATCGTCTGCCCCAGCCGTGAGCTGGCTGTTCAAGTCTTCACCGAAGCCCGGAAGTTTTGCTACCGCACCATGCTTCGCCCTTGCGTCATTTACGGTGGCGGTCCTTCCAGTGAGCAGCGCGCCCAGCTCCAAAAGGGCTGCGACGTTCTCATTGCGTCTCCCGGTCGTCTGATCGACTTCATGGACGATACCAGACTCTTGACCCTCCGCCGTGTTCGTTACATGGTCCTTGACGAGGCTGATGAGATGCTTCACGATGACTGGAAGGGTGATTTCGACACGATCATGTCTGGTGGCG AGATCGAGGAGGGGAATGTGAGATACATGTTGTTCTCGGCCACTTTCCCCAAGCAATTCCGGGACTTGGCCAAGAACCATCTGGCCGAGACTCATGTCCGTCTGCGCGTCGGCCGTGCCGGTAGCACCCACCGGAACATCAAGCAGGTGGTTTACGAGACGGCTCCTTTCAATAAGAAGTCGGCTCTCATCGATCTTTTGGAGTCTTTGCCTCCCACTCGCACCATCATTTTCGTCAACAGCAAGCGGACTGCTGACGAGTTGGATGACTTCCTCTACAATTTGAAGTTTCCCTGCACATCGATGCACGCCGACCGCACCCAAAAGGAGCGTGAGGCTGCATTACGTGGTTTCCGCAGCGGGTTGGCTCCCATTCTGATCACCACTGGTGTCACTGCTCGTGGCATCGACGTGCGCAATGTCATGCACGTTATCAATTACGATCTCCCCTCGATGGACTACGGTGGCATTGAGGAGTACACTCATCGCATCG GTCGCACTGGTCGAATCGGCCATCGTGGCATGGCCTCGTCTTTCTTCACCGAGCGCGATGAGCCCATTGCCTCCGTGCTTACCCGTACCCTTCTCGAGACCGGCCAGGAGATCCCGGACTTCTTGGCTGGCTACATCCCGGAGGATGTCGCTCATCTCCGATTCGAAGCTGATTCAGACTTCGATGAGACCGAAAACGCTGCGGACAACTTTGGCGGTGATGCCaacgatggtgatgatggcggtgaCGACCCCTGGGGCGCTGGTGATGCTGCTCCGGTTGCCCAGCCggccgccgagaaggagTCTGGTTGGTAA
- a CDS encoding hypothetical protein (EggNog:ENOG503PN92; COG:S) has protein sequence MMYTTLHSKTTVATLLTLAAHVAAHGDEYHDEAPSFSLGGPVDNPFVGKWTTSTVWATTTRTITSCPPVNPDCPAHSTVLTTVTIPVSTTICPVTETEAPPPPPPPTTVVPPPPPPPPSTVTATTPTHAPPPPPPPPPPPPPVTETPAPPPPPPPPVTETPAPPPPPPPPVTTPAPPPPTTIGTIIPPPITTTTGRPVTAGAATMQKAGGALAVIAVAAALL, from the exons ATGATGTACACCACACTACACAGCAA GACCACAGTCGCCACCCTTCTCACTCTGGCTGCCCATGTGGCGGCCCACGGAGATGAATATCACGACGAGGCACCTTCGTTCTCTCTCGGTGGCCCCGTTGACAACCCGTTCGTGGGCAAGTGGACCACCAGCACCGTCTGGGCGACCACCACCCGCACCATCACCTCTTGCCCACCAGTCAACCCCGACTGCCCGGCTCACTCGACGGTTCTCACCACTGTTACCATTCCTGTCAGCACAACCATCTGCCCCGTGACGGAGACCGaggctcctccccctcctccacctcccacgACCGTGgtgccccctcctcctccacctcccccatcgaCAGTCACGGCTACCACGCCCACAcacgcccctcctcccccccctcctcccccgcccccgcctcctccggtGACCGAGACCccggcccctcccccaccgcctcctcctccggtcACCGAaaccccagctcctccccctcctcctcctcccccggtcACCACCccggcccctcctcctcctaccACCATCGGAACCATCATCCCGCCTCCtatcacaaccacaaccggAAGGCCAGTTACCGCCGGAGCTGCAACCATGCAGAAGGCAGGCGGAGCCCTGGCTGtcatcgccgtcgccgctGCCCTCCTTTAA
- a CDS encoding hypothetical protein (COG:S; EggNog:ENOG503P5KI): MADSSEMTDFEYISKNFDRLLGKPGVKAILVLDRETGNVLKTGGNTDLFRKESSESSKPSISNDAPSDGAAEPSTADREGVVELATLVWNYVDVTEQFVQDLNKEDTARLQRLRTATQELVIITDPKFILAVAHDKPNSG, translated from the exons ATGGCAGACAGCTCGGAAATG ACGGATTTTGAATACATCAGCAAGAACTTTGACCGTTTACTGGGCAAGCCGGGTGTCAAGGCAATTCTAGTCCTTGACCGCGAGACGGGCAATGTGTTGAAGACAGGCGGAAACACGGATTTGTTCCGCAAGGAGAGCTCCGAATCTTCAAAGCCATCGATCTCCAATGATGCCCCAAGCGACGGAGCGGCCGAACCTTCAACTGCTGATAGGGAGGGCGTGGTCGAGCTTGCAACCCTTGTTTGGAATTATGTCGACGTAACAGAACAGTTCGTGCAAGACCTGAATAAGGAG GATACAGCTCGACTGCAAAGGCTGCGTACCGCCACTCAAGAACTTGTCATCATCACGGACCCCAAGTTCATACTGGCTGTCGCTCATGACAAGCCAAATAGCGGCTGA
- a CDS encoding hypothetical protein (BUSCO:EOG092624UF; EggNog:ENOG503NW00; COG:P): MGAKVRRAKSPTTRSGSPGSGQAKTSSTMNTTEVMRRNIPQSQDSSSEAAAASLMARESFSLDNDPSPKDRDGSSHGFFDLPRQDRRNFGLLVLLYFLQGIPLGLATGSVPFLLKNHMSYGEIGIFSLASYPYSLKLFWSPVVDAVWSPKVGRRKSWILPIQLLSGIGMLWLGSEVEALMATTGKPGGPTVWGFTGWWFFLVLMCATQDIAVDGWALTLLSPANISYASTAQTVGLTAGQFMSYTVFLAFNSPDFANRWIRPIPLDHGVMSLGGYLTFWGWSYILVTLGLFLFKREERTKNEDGIFDVYSSMWKILNLKNIQTIIVVHLIAKIGFQANDAVTSLKLLDKGFGTSNMALTVLIDFPFEIGLGYYAGKWSQQFTPMRLWSWGFAGRLVAALVAQFTVSVFPASGTVTPTYLLMVILQHVFSTFTNTIMFVAVSAFHAKIADPTIGGTYMTLLATVCNLGGTFPRFFILRLVDYFTSATCLPNNLDNLTAAQREKIALAGAPLIKEPFSCAVQADKETCLAGGGICEMQRDGYHVVNILCVAIGVVTFVLYIRPKVLQLQALPLRAWRLASGSPVKH, from the coding sequence ATGGGTGCCAAAGTCCGGCGCGCCAAATCGCCGACGACTCGAAGCGGCTCCCCCGGGTCAGGCCAGGCGAAGACCTCCTCCACGATGAACACAACCGAAGTGATGCGTCGCAACATCCCCCAATCCCAagactcctcctccgaagccgccgccgccagcctCATGGCCCGCGAATCCTTCTCTCTCGACAACGACCCGTCGCCGAAAGACCGCGACGGGAGCAGCCATGGCTTCTTTGATCTGCCGAGACAAGACAGGAGGAATTTTggtctcctcgtcctcctaTACTTCCTCCAGGGCATCCCCCTCGGCCTGGCCACCGGCTCCGTCCCGTTCCTCCTCAAGAACCACATGTCCTACGGCGAAATCGGCATCTTCAGCTTGGCCTCCTACCCCTATTCTCTCAAGCTCTTCTGGTCCCCCGTCGTCGACGCGGTCTGGTCCCCCAAGGTCGGCCGCCGCAAGTCATggatcctccccatccagcTCCTCTCAGGCATCGGCATGCTCTGGCTCGGCTCTGAAGTGGAAGCCCTCATGGCAACAACAGGCAAACCCGGCGGCCCAACAGTCTGGGGCTTTACAGGATGGTGgttcttcctcgtcctgaTGTGCGCGACTCAAGACATCGCCGTCGACGGCTGggccctcaccctcctttCCCCAGCCAACATCTCCtacgcctccaccgcccaaaCCGTCGGCCTGACCGCCGGCCAGTTCATGTCCTACACCGTCTTCCTGGCTTTCAACTCGCCTGACTTTGCCAACCGCTGGATCCGCCCCATCCCCCTCGACCACGGAGTCATGTCTCTCGGAGGCTACCTAACCTTCTGGGGCTGGTCCTACATCCTCGTCACCCTaggcctcttcctcttcaaacGAGAAGAGCGCACGAAGAACGAAGACGGCATATTCGACGTCTACTCCTCCATGTGGAAGATCCTCAACCTGAAAAACATTCAGACCATCATTGTCGTCCACCTCATTGCCAAAATCGGCTTCCAGGCCAACGATgccgtcacctccctcaagcTCTTGGACAAGGGGTTCGGCACAAGCAACATGGCCCTCACCGTCCTCATCGACTTCCCCTTTGAGATCGGCCTCGGATACTACGCAGGGAAGTGGTCCCAGCAGTTCACCCCCATGCGCCTCTGGTCCTGGGGCTTCGCCGGCCGCCTCGTCGCCGCCCTCGTGGCACAGTTCACCGTCTCGGTGTTTCCCGCCTCTGGCACCGTCACCCCGACTTACCTCCTCATGGTCATCCTCCAACACGTCTTTTCCACATTCACAAACACAATCATGTTCGTCGCCGTCTCGGCCTTCCACGCCAAGATTGCCGACCCGACCATTGGCGGCACGTACATGACACTGCTGGCAACGGTCTGCAACCTGGGCGGGACCTTTCCCAGGTTCTTCATCCTCAGGCTGGTAGATTACTTCACCAGCGCCACTTGTCTGCCGAATAACCTGGACAACTTGACCGCTGCCCAGCGGGAGAAAATTGCCTTGGCGGGTGCGCCCCTGATCAAGGAGCCGTTCTCGTGTGCTGTTCAGGCGGACAAGGAGACGTGTCTGGCCGGAGGGGGGATATGCGAGATGCAGAGGGATGGGTACCATGTTGTCAACATTTTGTGCGTCGCGATAGGCGTCGTCACGTTTGTGCTGTACATCAGACCCAAGGTCTTGCAGCTGCAGGCCCTGCCGTTGAGGGCTTGGAGGTTGGCTTCAGGGTCGCCAGTAAAACACTGA